catggcagtagtggctcagtaccatgttggacatggcagtagcgggactcagtatcgtgttggacacggcagttagaattatgtatgagtattattatgcttttcttactgagtctgtcgactcacagatctacgtttatgagtaggtaaaggcaaggctaaagctgatggaccgtgagcgagcttgtgaagattgtacatgtcggggcggttaggcctggagcgtacgatcctcgggacagcgaggctgattttgtaattggtcgttagacgacttttattttatgtatcagttaatcagttaaaactttttgtaaatgattttataatcgggatcccgagtcttttgtaatattattttataagtttaattaaaaagcaaaattttaattaatcacgttttccataaacctcgttgattagcaacgagccgcacagtatgtttaaaaatcacgtaatacgcctatgctagttagggtgttacaataccaatatactatctcatttaaccattgttataatcttattgtgatttaaagatcctctatatagatgatttacatcgagatgggatttctttaccgttctcacccctcaatgtattttgccccttaaaacacttagctacctgtaaatggtgtttagtgatctaataattagtcagttaaacaagagctcatccatttacttctatttgctaagctcgaagggaatcatcacttaaattctatacaccagtagaagctatagattccatatttatgttcagcactcccactcaatcatactatcatgttcccaaaatatacgtatcaccctgacccaaaagtaggcttaactaataaatcaaagaacatgaataacactcctgagttgagcccaagcatatcaggatttagattcttttaatcttaagatcaactactgatattgacttggaaagatatgtataacggtaagtttgtaatatcttaacttagttgcaatatcggtccagtccaatgtatactccatacattcgaaactagtatactttactaatgtcctagaaagaacataacacttactccaagtgtaagtacacatcatcgctgattatcacattagtgtaaatccaataacactgatgaaacagggactaaaacttttgattcatatgatcacaatcacattccactgtgttgacgatactgtaattgtgaataaacatatgatctggatttaactgattttgtgtgtatgaatgtaataaacatattaaaccattagcatgtaaaattcatgcaaacatcaatcacttctaatttcttttattgataactaatcagattgtaaatagttttatttagggcataaaacccaacacataatACTTCTACATTATGAACCGAGAACGGGGTCAGCCGTATGTTTCTGGTATTTGTAGCACAAACCGCAGCTACAAGCATCAGTTTTCCTACTTTTTACAACTTCCATGGACACTACCCACCGGGCTTTCAACCATACGGGTACATATTCCAGACCGGTCCCAACTAAGGAGATGATACAACATGCGACAGCCTTGACATCCATGTCAGAAGTTGAAAAACTTGCCCCAAAGATTGTAACTGTGGAGATGCTCAAGTTAGTGGGATTGTACCCTCATAAGCATAACTCAATTGCCGCAAGCACAATCGATGGACCTGATGCTCCTGTTATTCCCATTGACCGGGGGAATCCTTCTCATGGGAACTTTACTACAACCGACTCTTCCTTCCACATGTCTCCACCACCCACTACTTCGAGGAGGGATACTGGAGTGATTTTTGGTGTTGATAACAATCACGAGAATACTACAGTGCTCAATGATTATGACTCTGAAGGTtcctttctctcttctttttttatatatatacttattcaCTTTTTTGGACATACCCATATGATAACATTATGATGTTGTGTGTGTTgtgatattaataattttttttctttatagatTCAGATATGTTCCACCAACTGATTGTGAGTTATGGTGAGACTGAGGATGTGAATGAGTCTGGAGGAGAAGCATGTGCTCAAAGCCTTCCTCTAGTCCCTCGAGCCTGCTCCCAACCGAGGAAGCCTTGTCCTGCAGCGCTAGAAGGCAAGGAGAATGCTCAAGCCTCTCCTTCTGTCCCAAATATTGGTGGCCGCATGAGGAGACCTTCCATCGTGGTTCCCAGAATTTGTCCTGATGATGCCACAATTCAGATGCTAGAGTTTGTGCACGACAACATTGACCTCCTTGTTTGACAAACTGCAACTGTTGAGGTGGTACGTGACATGTCCAACTACGAAGGTGGTACCAAGACATCCTTCAGGTACGTGATGGACTATTTATCAAAATGTATTGATAATAGCCTATCTTTTCATGTGCACGCTCATATTTATATGATCTCATATCCTTGTATTGTACTAACACTCTttcattctcttttttttttttagggtgTAACTCAATTCGTGGTCTCCCATCTTAATTCTTCAAATTTACAAGAGAAACTAGCTGCCGCAGAAGCAGCCCTTAAGGAGCAGAAAAAGCTCTCTGCTCTTTCGGACGCAAAGTATGAGCGTGACAACGATGAACTTAAGGACATTCTTGGTAGGAGGCTGACGGAACTCAATGATTCGCAAACCCGGATGGAGGAGAGAAAGGGTCAAGTTAATTATTACGTTGATCAGAACTTTGCTCTTGCGAAGAAGAATACGACACTAGAGAAGGCGTTAGATAAGGTCACTAAAGAACATGACTCAACGGTTAAAGCTTTGAAGGACACTATTCAGAAGCATGAGGAGAGGGCAACGAGAGACCGTCAGAACTACAAGCGTGCCTTCGACGACCAATTTTATCAGTTGTGGAAAAATAACTAAAATCTTAACCTTTCGCACATGCCCCCCAGACTAAAGATAAGGAGCTTATGAAATGCAAGGAAAGACTCCTTCGAGAAGCCGCACTTCCTTCCATGACTAATATTGCCGGTGATGCTACTTTTATGGACTCGCCTGAAGATACTCTTCCTTGAGAGTTTTAGCCCTTGTGCTATTTATCCCGAGCGCATGTGCTCCTTAGTTTTATTATCTTTAGACAACTTTCATGGGTaatttgtgtttttattttcttgGTTACTTTTCATCCAAGTACTTGACACaatctattttttctaagttatCCTTAGTTAAATAGCTAATTAAATGAGTTTGCTCTTTAAGCTCTCTTGATGAACATGTTTGACTTACTAGTTTTTATTTGGAGTTAATACTCTTTTCTAGATTAAGTGCTTATCATGTATATGATTAAATCCACTCTCTATCCAttataatttttagtttaaGTGTTTgtgattttaagaaattcaccacttttctaaaattatttttgcttATGGAAATTGTAGAATTAGGAACGAGTATAGTCAAATCCATACCCTTATGCCCCCCAAGTTACTAAGGTTTGATTATTATCCTTGGTGACTTGTTTTTGGGTTTGGAAATATAACTatcttttgaataaataaatatttttattcaagTGTTGAAGATAACAACTTTAAGAATTTCTAAGAATATGACAATCTAATAAAAATCTTGGGCAtgaaaaaataactaaataaataaataaataattaactaaaAGGAAACTAAGCTAAATATCAAAGTAAAGAAAAGACCCCCGAACGAGGAGGACTTTCACCTATTGGTAGTATCGCCTCAAGTGCTCATTGTTCCATGCTCGCGGCACTTGCTCCCCGTTAAGGCGAGCGAGCTTGTACACTCCAAGCCTCAAGACAGTTTCGATCTGAtacggtccttcccaattgGGCCCAAAGACCCCAGCTGTTGGGTCACGCGTCTCTAAGAACACCCTTCTTAACACCAAGTCGCCTATTATAAACTCCCTACTCCGAACATGAGAGTCATAATACTTCTTTACCCGTTGCTGGTGAGCGGCATTACGTAATTGTGACTCCTTTCTTCTTTCATCGAGTAAATCTACGGCCTCCTCCAGGAGTAGGTGGTTACGGTGTTGTTCATAGTACTGATTTCAGTGTGAGGGGACTTGGGTCTCAACCGGGAGCATGGCTTCACAAAATCCTTCATGGACCTCCTTCAATATGCCTTGTGCTTCTTCAACTGTCACACACCTCAATAATGGCATGGAGTATCCCCTTCTGTACAATTTTCCATCCAATAGAGTGATCCTTGGTACCTTATACAGTAACTTCCTTGTCTCACTTTTATCAGAAGGGAGACTCCCAATAGTTAAGTAATCAATAAGTGGAGTCATCCATGCTATTTGAGTATCGACCAGCTCCATGTCAGCCTCTTCGTTCTCCTCCACATTGATACTCGGTTTAGAGAGGAACTCTACTAGGACGACGTTGAGTGTATCAGCTTCCTTAGTGGTGGCCAACCTTGCTAAGGCATCAACATTTGAGTTTTGTTCAAGAGGTACTTGTTCTATAGAGTAATACTCAAATTGTTGGAGTTGTTTTTGCACTTGCGAAAGGTAAGCCGCCATTTTTAATCCTCTTGCTTGATACTCACCCAATACTTGATTGACTACTAACTGAGAGTCGCTAAAACAACGAATTGCTTTCGCACCAAGCTCCTTTGCTAACCTCAGCCCAGCCAATAAGACCTCGTACTCGACCTCGTTATTGGatgcctcaaacccaaaccttaAGGCTGAATGAATTCTATACCCCTCCGGGGTGACAAGAATGATTCCTGCCCCCGAGCCGTGCTCGTTAGATGACCCATCAACAAACAAATGCCATACACATTCTTGTAATTCTCTTGCACTATTTTCCTCTGGCAACGGAGTGCATTCGACGATGAAGTCGGCAAGTGCTTGCGCCTTTATGGTCGTCCTAGGATGGTATGTGATCTCAAACTGACCCAACTCGACAGCCCATTTAAGGAGTCGACCTGAGGCCTCTGGTTTCATTAATACTTGTCGTAAGGGCTGATTAGTTAGGACATGGATGGGATGTGCTTGGAAATAAGGTCGTAGCTTTCTTGACGAATGGACTAGGCAAAAGGCCAGCTTCTCCATGGTGGGATAACGTGACTCTGCTCCCACGAATCGTTTGCTGATGTAATACACTGGCTTCTGAATCTTCTCCTCTTCACGCACCAATGCCCCGCTCAATGCATGCTCAGTTACAGCCAAGTATAGGTACAACACCTCCCCCATGattggttttgacaagatacgGGGTTCAGCCAGGTGTTTCTTCAATGATTGAAATGCTTGTTCACACTCTCCTGTCCATTCAATCTTAGTGCTTCCTCGCAATAAGTTGAAGAATGGTAAACACCTATCGGTGGACTTAGACACGAAACGATTGAGTGCAGCTATGCGTCCTGTCAGGCTTTGGacattcttctttctttttgggGAATGGATGTCAATTAATGCCTTTATCTTTTCGGGGTTTGCCTCAATACCTCTTGAGTTAACGATAAAGCCAAGGAACTTGCCTAATGATACCCCAAAAAAGCACTTGAGTGGGTTCAAATTCATGTTGTATCTTTTCAATATAGAGAAACACTCTTCCAAGTCGTCAACGTGGTTCTTTGAGAGTTTGGACTTgatgagcatatcatccacatatacttccataTTGACTCCAATTTGATCGGCGAACATTTTATTTATAAGTCCCTGGTAGGTAGCACCGGCATTCTTCAACCCAAAGGGCATCACATTGTAACAATAAAGCCCCATGTCAGTAGTGAAGCTTGTGTGCTCCTGGTCCGCCACATTCATGGGTATTTGGTTATATCCAGAATACGCATCCATAAAAGACATAAGTTCATGACCAGCGGTAGCATCTACTAGTTGATCAATGCGAGGAAGTGGGAAGCAATCCTTGGGACATGCCTTGTTTAAGTCAGTGAAATCGATGCATGTTCGCCACTTCCCGTTTGGCTTTGGCACCAAAAATTTGATGCGTGTCGTAAGCCAcaacaaatttactattttttttaattcaaatacttccaattattttagtataatcgtaagtaaaggtcgatcccacgaggactatgtttattcaattattCACAAATTAGTAAGAATTAGGAAAAAGAGGGGTTTTGAagattagaataaaaataaaaattaaagaaaagaacaaaTTTAAAGTAAAGAATACGATGTGAGAAACTAGTTAAAGGTTATTCGCTACCCTCAACAATCATTCCTAATTCCTATTAAAGAATGTAATTTTCAGTTTCCAATCAAACTATTAATCCCGTAGATAACGCTGAAGCAGTCAATTATCCCAATCTCCCTATTGTATGTAATCAAGGCGAAGCgctcaataattaactcttttacctaaagcagtaaatccatgaagcatgcaatttatttaacttagataaagcattgagatttatggagatagactaatctaggcaacaaatcaatgaagcatataattcatttaacctaggttctattcttcatcacaaattgtaatttgtcacaaacacttagaatcctagactattaggtgaatagtaatcctaagatgacggtagattaaagtaaaacctaatttagcggccatctaaacaagattaaaacaataatcatgacattgaacatagaagaatagaagcaatttgatatataatggaaactaaaaattaacattcaataataaaattaagaattcaTGTCTCGGGGTTTTGAAATAACccttaactaaaagaaaactactcAGAACTAGACATTATAACCAAAATCATAATATTTAGTTTGTAGTTTTTGGATTCCTACCCCATTTGTAGTCTAAGAGGTCTTATTTATAGTAATGGAAAAGTTAGTTGAATCCTattagaattaggattctatttatagTGGATAGATAAATCCTcttagaattaggattctatttataatagtattaggaAATATCTCGGATAAAGATAACTCATCTTTTAAACAAAAGATAAAAATCGCAACTCTTGTTGaaaatttatctttattttcgctatcctttttttttttagaaatttcctGCTGCgacgactgatagtattttggtcacaactctctcaatattactTGGAATTGGatgattcaagatgttctggaaagctaagaacgagatctaaaacttttatgttgagCTCCAAGTCCAATTCTGCTTTTAAGTTCGTCCGAATTTGCAATTAAGTTCCGCCTTGTACAATCGAGCTCGCCGACTTCCATTATTTTCTACCAAAATATGTTAAAATCCCTCCAAAAGACTATAAATGGATGAATAGTatttaaaataacctaacaaattaaaatcacactaatcaataatttaaagaatcaatttaagaatattaataaataaattaatcatatttattAGATAAATATGGACTCATCAAATTCCCCCACACTTGACTCTTGCTCGTCTTCGAGTAAGTTAATGAATGATACTTAAACAAATCGGTCTTTatggaaaataattttagtttcaAAAATTGTACATCCACTTATAAGTCCAAGAAAATCCAAACTCTTCAATCATTAGAATTTCAACTCAAGATAAATTACTTTTCAAACCcaatttttgtgtgtgtgtgtgcaaTCAAATCATCATACTACTAACATTCAGATTAATTCATGCATGTCAACAATCaatatttttctcaaaataaaTGTGTATTTCAACGAAAATCCACTCCATAAGCTTAATTATCAAACCATTCTCCACTAATGTAATCACACATAATTTAAAGATCAATAGGACTTTAGGGGGTTATTATGTAAGGCTAGGGGTGAAAGGTAGataaaaaaagattaatttGGGCTCAAATCACACCATAGCATACATATACAACATTCTCTCAAATAATTCCTATTTGTATTCCCCAATCACTCCCCTCAACAATTCAATCTTGtatctttttttttccataaaacTTACTATTCCCCCACACTTAAATTGTTGCAAGTATTCATTTTAagggaataataataatttttttctcatcatCACATATACATAACCATGAATATTTTCTCATAAAAAAAACTCTCACATCTTTACATAAAACATCAATATACTCTAGTGTGAAAAAGGATGAATAAGAATTTTCTTTAGGCTTAAAGGTTATTGCATaggattaaaaagaaaaaacaaagatGTCAACATTTAGGCTCAAATTGGGTAAAACTAGGGATTTAACAAATAGGGTAGGCTTGAAAagctcaatcgatccaaaaaaaaaaaattgcctaTATCATATCTTAAAATCATGCACAATGTATTAATTTCGCCTCAAATGATTATCAAACAAGTTCTAGAGTGGTTGAGACTTTAAAAGAAAAGTCAAACATGCATCCATCTTTCCAAACATTAGCAAATATGATAATTCAATTGATGtgcaaaagtttaaaaaaaaatcaagtttgagCAGTAATTAATCATGAGTTAAGCACACAAATCATGAGAATCTATCATTTTCCTAGAATTATAACTAGAATTTCATCATCAACAAAACTATTTTCCCTAAGACCATGCATAAGACATTAAAGTAAAAACACATATCAAACACGAGCAATCATTGTCAGCAGAATTTCATTCAATCCACACTTACTAAAATTAAAgcaagaaaataatataaactaaaaaaaacgataaaaataaacaaataaataactaaataactaaaaaaaaaattggatagaCACGACAGTTAATCTCCCCCCACACTTAATATAAGCATTGTCCTCAAGGCtcaatcaaataaaatcaatgcaaaataaaaagaaaaagggtaAGAAAAACTCCCGTAAGGTTGCTTTGTTTAACGTCATTAGCTCGACTACATGTTGTGCTCATTCTTCACGTTGGGTCTTCTAACAAAGACACATTCTTTATGTATTTATGAATAGAATCTAACACATTGAATTTGAGTGCTTCACCATCAAATTCCATTCTAAGTATCCATGCTTTTGTATCCAACTTCTTACTTGCAGTGAGTAAGAAGGGTCTCCCAAATAAAGTTGATGTAAGATTGGGATCACCCTCATCTTCCATCCCAATTATGTAAGAATCACCTGGAATGACAAGTCCATAAGCCTGCACAAAAATATCTTTAACTATCCCTAAAGGATAAGCATTAGTTTGATCTGTTAATTGAATAAAAACCTGAGTTTTTCTTGATGGACCAAGATTTAAAGAAGCAAAATTAGAATAAGACATATTACTATTAATAATTGCTCCTAAATCTATCATGCAATGATCAAACCTAGTTTTACCAATTGTGCATTGAATTGTACTTGGCTTAGCTCCTTCTTTTAGGAGAATTCCGTGCATACATGTAGCAGGACTGATTCCTTTGATGTCAGCAACGGACCATGCAATGGCAGTTCTGTGAGCTCGTAGCACCCTCATCAGCTTTTCTTCTTGCACTTGGTCGAGATTTGTAGCAATTATGACTGGTAAGGTTTCATTCTCTCCTAAGTAAGCATATTTGAGATGATTGGGCAGTGTCTTCAGTGCAAGAATAGGAGCTTGTACAATAGATGGTTGTAACTTATCAGCTATGTCTGGCAATTCCACATAGGCCACCTTCTTGTAAAGCTTATTGAAGTCGTTATTAAGTGCGGTTATGACATCCAACATCTCTTTAGAAAAGTTCACGTTTGAATTCAACTCCAAGTTCTCTCGTATAGCAACTTTCAAATCATCTTCACTATGTAGATCTAGCACCCTTTAAGAGAGGTCATCCAACACATCAAGAGAATAAGCAGCATGTACATCACTTGGATACCTCATGGCTTCAAAGATGTTGAATCAGATTGTCTCTCCATCGAACTCCATTGTCAAGGTTCCCTCATGGACATCAATCTTGGTTCTTGCTGTTTTCATGAATGGTCTTCCTAACAAAATTGGAGTGGAGCAAGGGATAGAATCATCTTCCATATCAAGTACATAGAAATCTGCTGGAAATACCAATTCATTAACTTGAACTAGCACATCTTCAATGACACCTCTGGGGTAGGCATTCGACCTATCAGCAAGTTGAATGATTATCCCAGTTTCTTCAAGTGGACCCAGATTCAAGGAGTTATAGATAGAGAATGGCATGACATTAATGGAGGCCCCCAAATCCAACATACACCGCTCAATCCTGGTTTTTCCAATAGTGCAAGGAATAGTGAAAGTTCTAGGATCCTTACACTTTGGAGGAAGCTTCTTTTGGAGGACTGCTGACACATTCTCCCCCACACTTACTTTTTCATTACCCCTTAACTTGCGCTTATTGGTGCAAAGCTCCTTCAGAAACTTGGCATATCGCGGTAGTTGTTTTATGGCATCAAGAAGAGGAATGTTCACTTCCACCTTGCGAAATGTTTCAAGAATTTCCTTGTCAGCTTCTTCCTTCTTAGTATTGTTTAATCTGCTTGGGAAGGGTGGGGGTATGACAATGGTAGGCTTTGGTGGAGCTGGATTTTTTGGCTTAGGTGCCTCTTTTTCATCTTCTGGACTATCATCTTGTGGTTTTTATGGCACTAGTTTTGGTTTTGGGATGATAGGTGGGTCGTAGTGTTTCCCACTT
This Cannabis sativa cultivar Pink pepper isolate KNU-18-1 chromosome 6, ASM2916894v1, whole genome shotgun sequence DNA region includes the following protein-coding sequences:
- the LOC115695228 gene encoding uncharacterized protein LOC115695228 — its product is MPCLSQWTSARQNQAPQAAPPAPPKPTTEDLINAMLADSQQFKQETQAAIKSLENQVGQLSESCNRMQSKLFNQLPSQPEKNPKENASVVTLRNDSPEDEKEAPKPKNPAPPKPTIVIPPPFPSRLNNTKKEEADKEILETFRKVEVNIPLLDAIKQLPRYAKFLKELCTNKRKLRGNEKVSVGENVSAVLQKKLPPKCKDPRTFTIPCTIGKTRIERCMLDLGASINVMPFSIYNSLNLGPLEETGIIIQLADRSNAYPRGVIEDVLVQVNELVFPADFYVLDMEDDSIPCSTPILLGRPFMKTARTKIDVHEGTLTMEFDGETI